A region from the Xenopus laevis strain J_2021 chromosome 4S, Xenopus_laevis_v10.1, whole genome shotgun sequence genome encodes:
- the LOC121393444 gene encoding protein kinase C delta type-like: MLASYMIKDQLVAVKIIEKKKTRDFKNVRNEASVLQLARRCPYLCRGMATLQTQSLILLVLEYMSGGTLDDLITTVGRLNSDLIMFYSAELAVGLKFLHANGIVHRDLKPQNILLDEEGHLKIADFGLVCTNMFKSNTQRGRCGTPGYIAPEVLADMEYNSSADWWSFGVILYKMATGILPYSRHISKEEQLERILTEKPQYPEFLSAELRDLLKQLLKKKPKHRLGVYADIRDHPFYSTIDWAQVERRNLLSPIIPPKSSVKGFSKKHIPFPEEDPSETRMVENFNYIDPSWQE; the protein is encoded by the exons ATGTTGGCATCTTATATGATAAAAGACCAACTGGTTGCAGTGAagataattgaaaagaaaaagactCGGGACTTCAAGAACGTCAGGAATGAAGCGTCAGTGCTACAGCTTGCCAGAAGATGCCCGTATTTATGTCGGGGAATGGCAACACTTCAAACTCAG TCTCTCATACTGCTAGTTCTGGAGTATATGAGTGGCGGCACACTGGATGACCTCATAACAACCGTAGGACGTCTGAACAGTGACCTCATAAT gttttattctGCAGAACTAGCAGTAGGTTTGAAGTTCTTGCATGCCAATGGGATCGTGCATCG TGACCTGAAGCCTCAGAATATTTTGTTGGATGAAGAGGGTCATTTGAAGATCGCTGATTTCGGCCTCGTCTGTACCAACATGTTTAAATCAAATACTCAGCGTGGAAGGTGTGGAACACCAGGGTATATAGCCCCAGAG GTTTTAGCAGATATGGAATACAATTCAAGTGCTGATTGGTGGTCGTTTGGTGTTATCTTATATAAAATGGCCACCGGCATATTACCATATTCACGGCATATCTCTAAAGAAGAACAACTAGAAAGGATCCTGACTGAAAAGCCGCAATATCCAGAATTCCTTTCTGCGGAATTACGTGACCTCTTAAAACAG CTCTTGAAGAAGAAGCCCAAACATCGCCTTGGGGTATATGCCGACATCCGGGACCACCCATTTTATTCCACAATTGATTGGGCGCAAGTGGAGAGAAGAAACCTGCTGTCTCCTATTATACCACCTAAA AGCTCAGTTAAGGGATTCAGCAAGAAACATATCCCATTCCCAGAGGAGGACCCCAGTGAGACCCGCATGGTCGAAAATTTCAACTACATTGACCCAAGCTGGCAGGAGTAA